CCGTTTTCATATCTATTAATATTTAAAGGTTATTTTTTAATGTTGTCAAAATTAACAATTGCACTGCATATATAAAAATATTTACTTGTGTTTTTTATAAATAATTATAATTTTGATATTCATTTAGTATATCCTTTAAGTTTCCGTTTTATCCAACACCTCCGCCCTAGCGATATAAGCAAGTTCGATGCGCCCCCGCGATAGAAGATAAACGAAATAAACTCCCAGCAGTTCGGGGAACATCTTTTAATGCTTTTTTCAGACTGACTCCTTTTACAAGGAAGAAGGTTGAGCTGATTTAACTTACTTCACCGCCACTTCACCTCGGTAAATACAATCTGAGAATAACCGTCCTTCTCGAATAAGATTCCGACATGCTTTTGGCTTAGTGTTACCAAATCGGAATAAGCGGAGAAATCGGATCCTTGCCCGGAGTTTGATTGTCCTTTATACACCGGGATGCTTTTGGTCCATGTGTTGCCTTCATCGAAACTGATGCGAAGTGTGAGGTTGTTTCTCTCCTTAACATCGGCGGCATTGCAAAAAGCCAGGATATTCTTTCCTTTCTTCTCGCCCACGTTAAGGATGCTTCCCTGGCAAACAGGGTCAATCAGTTTGTGGTCGAAATAGGTGCTATCCCAACTGGCTCCGCCATCACTGCTGATGGAAACGATCCGGGCTCTAACATCTCCCCGCTGGTTGCGACTGTTCATCATTAACCGACTGCCGGAAAGTTCAACAGCCATTGATTCATTACTACCGGGTAAGTTTAAGCTGTTGCCTAACTTGAATGTTTTTCCATGATCATCGGAGTAATAACCATGGGCAACATAGTGCCCCGCCCCTTTTTGCGGATTGCCGGCGCTATGATTGGCAGCAACAAAAATCCGTCCCTTATACTTTCCTGACTGAAACTGCATGGCATGCCCGGGGGTATTGGCATAATACCGCCAATCTTCCTTGAAATTATATATGGGATTGACGGAAGGCTGATTAGGGCGATGTACCTGCTCGGTTATGTCGACCGGATCTGACCAGGTGTTTCCTCCGTCGACCGATGTTTTGTACATGCAGTATTTAATGCCTTTGCCATTGAGAATTTCGCCTTCGTGGTTGTTGCCGGTATTATAAAAAAGGAAAATCCTTCCTTTTGGGTAAAGCGGATCGCTCAGATCTACAACCGGTGCCGGGTTGCACAACTGAAGGTTTCCATAGTCTGCCACAACCTGAAGGGCCGACCACGTTTTTCCCTTATCGATGCTGCGTTTCATCACAATATCAATATTACCGTAATCACCGGACCCATTTACTCTGCCTTCACAAAAGGCGAGTAAACTGCCGTTGGGTAAACTTACTATTGCCGGTATTCGAAAACTCTTATATCCATCTGTTCCGGAGACAAATACCGGCACAAATTTTTGCTGCGCATGCATGGTCAGGCAACTCAAAAGCGCAATTGCTGCTATAATTATCTTTTTCATTGGTATTTATTAATTTTGTTTTATGCTCCTTTTCATCGGGATAATCCCAATCTCTATGCTCCTTGAACCTTTTCGAAAAATGAAATTTCAGCTAGTTCCATGTTTAATTTATCGTATTGCTCCTTGCTTAAAGTAACCAACGGAAGTCTGCAAGGTCCCATATCCCACCCTAACATTTTCATAATAGCTTTCTGTGCAGGTACAGAAGGATAGCGCGCAAAAATACGGATCACTTCTACCATGAAAGCATGTTGCTTTCTGGCTGCCTCTGTATCTCTCTGCTTAAATACCTCTATTGTTTTCAGATATTGAGGAGCAGCAAAACAATATGTGCTTCCGATTGCTCCTTGGGCACCGATTGACAAAGCCGGCAACAGCAGTTCATCAAAACCAAACAGTACATCAAACTTCCCATGCTCAAATTCCAGACAAGATTGATATTCATGAATGGTAGATGAGGTATATTTTATTCCTGCAAGGTTAGGAATTAAGGTACCTGCATATTTCAGGAATTCAACCATATCCATTCCTACTCCTGTAAGTGTGGGTATGTGATAATAATAAAAAGGTAGGTCGGGTGCGGCACTTGCAATCTGAGCCATACAGTTTGCCAAGGTCTCGACCGAAGTGGGCTTAAAATAAAAAGCGGCAACCGAAGAGAAGGCATCAGCTCCAACTGCTGCGGCATGGGCTGCCAATTTTCTTGATTCGGCAATACTGCTATGTCCAACATGCACGATTATCATTAATCGACCATTCGCTGCTTTTACAAATGCTTCTGTAACCAACATCCTCTCTTCAGTAGTCATATTTGGGCCTTCTCCGTTACTGCCACATACGAATACACCTTTTAATCCGTCGTTTACCAACTTATCAACAATAACTGGTATCATGTTGAGGTTCAAAGAACCATCTTCATGAAATGGGGTAAATGCAGCGGCAATCAACCCTTGAATCTTTTCCATCTTTTTTAATTTTAAATAATTAGATATAAAAGGGATTTTCATATCCCTGGTTTGTTAGTTTTCTGAAATATATTTGTGTGAGAAATCTGCTTCAAACTTCCGGTTTCTCAAAAGAGTCAAAATCTAGGTATCCTCTTTTCACGATCTGCTCTTTACAAATTCTATATACGGCAACAAGTGGAGTTTAATGGCATTACGATACCCTTCCAAGTCTCTGTTCTTAATAAAAAGGAACAATTCTTTGTGGGTTACCATTCGTCCCTCTTTAAGTAATCGTTCGTTAACAGGAGCAAAACTGCTCTGATAATCTTTGTTGGCAACCTCAAGAACAGGCTGGATAATCTGTTGAAACTGAACCATGAAGTTATTCCCGGTTATCTCATATATTTTTTTATGAAATACCGTTTCCTGTTCTACAGTCAAAGGGTACAATTTAGATTCCTGCGAATAAACTATGGATTCCAATTCGAGGATATGTTGATCGGTTAAATTTTCGAATAAGAAATCGACAAGCCCGTTTTCAATTATTATTCGCATTCCCATCATCTCAACAACCGTATTTTCGCTTAGGAGATAAGGTTCGACAGCTCTTTCAAAACCGGTAAGAAGCGAGGGCTCCTGTATAATAATCCCACGTTTGGTTCGCGACTGAATTATGCCCAGCATTCTCAGTCGGCTTAATGCTTCGCGCAAAACGTTGCGACTTATTCCTAATTCTATTGCCAGTTCAATCTCATTTGGAAGTGAATTGCCCGGTCGCAATTCATTCTTTTTTATATAATCCAATATAGATGATTCAACCTTATCCACAAGTGTAACTGTTCGGGTATCAATATCAAAATTCATTCTTTAAATATCATTATTATTAAATTATCCTATTTGTACTACAAATATAAACACATAGCTTTAACAAACAAAAATATAAGCGGATTATTTGTTTTTAATTAAAATAGAATACTCGAAAAATATCACACCATAGAATTCAGATTCAACAGAATTTAGTAACATTGCATACTTAAATAAAAAGCAATCAAAGAGACAACGGGATATGAGCGAATTTGACAGCAAAGCCAGGGGATGGGACAAGGAATCGGTTCACTGGGAACGATCGAAAGCGATAGCAGACAGAATGTTAAAAGGGATACCTGCAAGAAAAGGGATGAAAGCGCTGGAATATGGAGCCGGCACCGGAATTCTGAGTTTTATGCTATCGGACCTATTTGAGGAGATTACCCTTATGGACAACTCTCCGGAGATGATAAAGGTGATTCAGGAGAAAGTGGCTGCGAGCAAGTCGGCACACCTGAAACCTGTGCTCTTTAATCTGGAGCAAACAGAATACAACTTCGGTTCATTTGACTGCATCTTTACTCAGATGGCTATGCACCATGTATCGGATATTGATTTGGTACTGGAGAGATTTTACAGAATTCTCAATCCGGGAGGATTACTTTTCATTGCCGATCTATACGCTGAAGATGGCTCTTTTCATGGCGAAGGTTTTACCGGACATAACGGATTTGATGTGGAGCAACTGAAAGCGCGTTTACTGAAAAAAGGATTTGTTCATACTACCACAGAGCAGTGTTTCATCATGAAAAAGGCAACCGGAGATATAGTGCGTGAATATCCGGTGTTTTTGATGATTGCGGAAAAACCGTAAGTTATCAACCTATCCGAAATAATAGGCTGTTTATATTGCAAGCATAAAACATTAAAACGATCACAACAGAGATAAACAATAAATAGACAGAATTTGTTGCATATAATATTTCCAGCATCTGGTTTCACTGTATAAATAGCTATAATACAGGTTATAGTAAAACACTTTTAGCGAAAAGCTGTTTGTATTTTATATATGAATTATAATTTGCTGGCATCTTGAAATTTACAATTGGTTTGCCCATGAGTTACACCGGTTAAACCGATGACTCCCGGGTTCCATAAATTACAAGAAATATGCAAAAAAGAATAATAAAATATTTTCTTGAAAACAGGATTATTACATCTGTGATATTGGTTGTTATCATAGTCTGGGGACTGGCTGCCGCTCCGTTTAACTGGCACGGTGGTTTACTTCCACGAGATCCTGTGGCTGTGGATGCCATTCCGGATGTAGGCGATAATCAGCAGATTGTTGCAACCGAATGGATGGGCAGATCTCCAAAGGATATTCAGGACCAGATTACTTATCCGTTAACAACTTCGTTGCTAGGCATTCCGGGAGTAAAAACCATACGGAGCACCTCCATGTTTGGAATGTCGTTTATCTATATTATCTTCAGTGACAATGTGGAGTTTTATTGGAGTCGTTCACGTATACTTGAAAAGCTGAACTCGTTGCCTGCTGGAACACTGCCCGAAGGAGTTCAGCCTACTTTGGGACCTGATGCTACGGCACTGGGGCAAATATTCTGGTACACGCTGGAGGGTAGAGACCCCAAGACTGGAAAACCTACCGGGGGATGGGACCCGCAAGAGTTGCGCACCATTCAGGATTATTATGTGAAGTACGCTTTATCAAGCGCTGAAGGTGTATCTGAGGTTGCATCTGCAGGAGGCTATGTGAAGGAGTTTCAGGTGGACCTGAATCCGGAGGCTATGCGTTCGTTTGGTATTTCTGTGATGGACGTGATGGATGCGGTTAAAAAAAGCAATCTGGATATAGGTGCTGAAACCATCGAAATCAATAAGGTGGAATACCTGATTCGGGGACTGGGCTATATCAAAAATCTTACCGATCTGGAGAATGCTGCCATCACTTCGCGCAATGGGGTTCCGGTAAGGATAAAGGATGTGGCAATAGTGAACTATGGCCCGGCTACCCGTCGCGGTGGACTGGACAAGGAAGGTATGGAAGCGGTTGGTGCTGTTGTAGTAGCCAGGTATGGTTCGAACCCGATGGATGTGATTAATAACGTAAAGGCTAAAATAAATGAGACGGCAGCCGGAATGCCCCAGAAAGTATTGCCAGACGGAAGAGTATCTAAAGTTACGGTGGTTCCTTTCTATGACCGCACCCAACTTATTAAGGAGACAATTGGCACGTTGGAGAGTGCATTGAATCACGAAATTCTCATCTGCATTATTGTAGTAATAGTACTGGTTGTAAACCTACGGGCATCCATCGTTATAGCCGGCATACTACCGTTGGCAGTATTAAGCACCTTCATCATTATGCGCAATCTGGATATTGAGGCCAATATCGTGGCACTCTCCGGCATCGCTATTGCCATTGGTGTAATGGTCGATGTGGGGGTGGTCTTTATGGAGAATGTGGTGAGGCATCTTGATTTCCCTGAAAACAAAGGGAAAACAAAAGGAAAACACCTGGAATCACTGATTTATGGTTCTGTAACGGAGGTTTCAGGAGCAATCAGTACTGCGATGCTGACTACCATCATAAGCTTTATCCCGGTATTTGCCATGCAGGCTCAGGAGGGTAAGATGTTTCATCCGCTGGCATATACCAAAACTTTTGCACTGGCATCGGCTTTTGTTCTGGGGTTGATTTTACTCC
The Bacteroides sedimenti genome window above contains:
- a CDS encoding sialidase family protein, translating into MKKIIIAAIALLSCLTMHAQQKFVPVFVSGTDGYKSFRIPAIVSLPNGSLLAFCEGRVNGSGDYGNIDIVMKRSIDKGKTWSALQVVADYGNLQLCNPAPVVDLSDPLYPKGRIFLFYNTGNNHEGEILNGKGIKYCMYKTSVDGGNTWSDPVDITEQVHRPNQPSVNPIYNFKEDWRYYANTPGHAMQFQSGKYKGRIFVAANHSAGNPQKGAGHYVAHGYYSDDHGKTFKLGNSLNLPGSNESMAVELSGSRLMMNSRNQRGDVRARIVSISSDGGASWDSTYFDHKLIDPVCQGSILNVGEKKGKNILAFCNAADVKERNNLTLRISFDEGNTWTKSIPVYKGQSNSGQGSDFSAYSDLVTLSQKHVGILFEKDGYSQIVFTEVKWR
- a CDS encoding dihydrodipicolinate synthase family protein; translation: MEKIQGLIAAAFTPFHEDGSLNLNMIPVIVDKLVNDGLKGVFVCGSNGEGPNMTTEERMLVTEAFVKAANGRLMIIVHVGHSSIAESRKLAAHAAAVGADAFSSVAAFYFKPTSVETLANCMAQIASAAPDLPFYYYHIPTLTGVGMDMVEFLKYAGTLIPNLAGIKYTSSTIHEYQSCLEFEHGKFDVLFGFDELLLPALSIGAQGAIGSTYCFAAPQYLKTIEVFKQRDTEAARKQHAFMVEVIRIFARYPSVPAQKAIMKMLGWDMGPCRLPLVTLSKEQYDKLNMELAEISFFEKVQGA
- a CDS encoding FadR/GntR family transcriptional regulator, giving the protein MNFDIDTRTVTLVDKVESSILDYIKKNELRPGNSLPNEIELAIELGISRNVLREALSRLRMLGIIQSRTKRGIIIQEPSLLTGFERAVEPYLLSENTVVEMMGMRIIIENGLVDFLFENLTDQHILELESIVYSQESKLYPLTVEQETVFHKKIYEITGNNFMVQFQQIIQPVLEVANKDYQSSFAPVNERLLKEGRMVTHKELFLFIKNRDLEGYRNAIKLHLLPYIEFVKSRS
- a CDS encoding class I SAM-dependent methyltransferase — encoded protein: MSEFDSKARGWDKESVHWERSKAIADRMLKGIPARKGMKALEYGAGTGILSFMLSDLFEEITLMDNSPEMIKVIQEKVAASKSAHLKPVLFNLEQTEYNFGSFDCIFTQMAMHHVSDIDLVLERFYRILNPGGLLFIADLYAEDGSFHGEGFTGHNGFDVEQLKARLLKKGFVHTTTEQCFIMKKATGDIVREYPVFLMIAEKP